From one Microbacter margulisiae genomic stretch:
- a CDS encoding outer membrane beta-barrel protein, with protein sequence MNLLLKPFSCKRCLLLLFVFNSLVIWSQVELRGKVVTPNHQGVDFAEIDLLKDSTFVKQALSDTDGTFTIAIKKGRYDLQVRQWGKLLKDTTLLLEHNINIGNIFIDPTQMLHEVVVEGHQNLFERKPDRLVFNVANSIISTGGDALDALRVTPMLQVTDDQISMIAKSNLMVMVDDRVIPLSGQDLISYLKTIPSSSIKSIEVITTPPAKYEAEGNSGIINIVLKKNRTDSWNLNLRGTYTQATYPSGNAGADFNYKKGRMSMYANVTTGAGKNLFQMKNLIYYPDETWILTAPFRGINKYANADMGINYRMSDRWEIGAMYFGTISRDHRGNNSILTTIYNNADNSIKEFMPTTKTSDFYSNLHAVNLNSTIKLDTLGKKITVDLDYFINHSHDSISNWGNSLYPDQSMIPGSYYANMNRNKGKVINYSAKIDVTLPYSWASLDFGGEVSFTNNNNDYIFYDNTTGQPVVDNNQTNTFRYRENIQAAYLSASKKLSKVLSAQAGLRLENTETQGYSQTLNQTNNHNYLKLFPTCYLTYQLGGDKSIALSYSRRINRPAYNDLNPYKSYLNSYDYNEGNPFLLPSFSNNVDFSITTDHFVHDFWYSSFTGDIYTFPFIDPTTQVIRYYPENCIDYYSTGISESFTFNKLWWWNSYNNAVCYYIRKRATIPEAMPLLHKVSGNFTTNNDFMLNKKRTLMFNLGFYYEFPYLAAYNNVDATWYAYAGIKMLLLKEKLILSLTANDLFRTDHAKSTVLSNNIRYTFDNYGDTQYLRLAVSYRFGNKLVRVEKRNVSNEDERERVK encoded by the coding sequence ATGAATCTTCTACTAAAACCCTTTTCCTGCAAGCGCTGTTTGCTACTGCTCTTTGTATTCAATAGCCTGGTGATCTGGAGCCAGGTTGAATTGCGGGGCAAAGTCGTAACCCCAAACCACCAGGGCGTCGATTTCGCAGAGATAGACCTGTTGAAAGACAGCACCTTTGTCAAACAGGCCCTGTCCGATACCGATGGAACCTTCACGATAGCCATTAAAAAAGGACGATATGACCTGCAGGTCAGGCAATGGGGAAAGCTATTGAAAGACACCACGCTACTATTGGAGCACAATATAAACATAGGCAACATATTCATAGATCCCACCCAAATGCTGCACGAAGTCGTAGTAGAAGGTCACCAAAACCTGTTTGAACGCAAGCCCGACCGGCTGGTCTTCAATGTCGCCAATTCCATCATCAGCACAGGCGGCGACGCCCTGGACGCTTTACGCGTCACGCCCATGCTGCAAGTGACAGACGACCAGATCAGCATGATAGCCAAAAGTAACCTGATGGTCATGGTAGACGACCGCGTTATCCCCCTCAGCGGCCAAGACCTGATCAGCTACCTGAAAACCATCCCTTCATCCAGCATCAAAAGCATAGAAGTCATCACGACCCCACCGGCCAAATACGAAGCAGAAGGCAACAGCGGTATCATCAACATTGTGCTGAAGAAAAACCGGACGGATTCCTGGAACCTTAATCTGCGTGGCACTTATACACAAGCTACCTATCCAAGCGGTAATGCCGGAGCTGACTTTAACTACAAGAAGGGAAGGATGTCCATGTATGCTAATGTTACCACCGGAGCCGGGAAAAATTTATTTCAGATGAAGAACCTGATCTATTATCCCGATGAAACATGGATATTGACAGCTCCCTTTCGTGGAATCAATAAATATGCGAATGCAGATATGGGAATTAATTATAGAATGAGCGATCGATGGGAAATCGGGGCCATGTATTTCGGAACGATTTCAAGAGATCATCGTGGAAATAACTCTATATTAACTACGATATACAATAATGCAGATAACTCAATCAAAGAGTTTATGCCTACTACAAAAACTAGTGATTTTTATAGTAATCTCCATGCCGTGAATCTGAACAGCACGATCAAACTCGATACGCTGGGGAAGAAAATAACGGTTGATCTGGATTATTTTATCAACCACAGTCATGATTCCATCAGTAATTGGGGAAACAGCCTCTATCCGGACCAAAGTATGATCCCCGGTTCCTATTATGCCAATATGAACCGGAATAAAGGAAAAGTAATCAACTATTCGGCCAAGATTGATGTGACGTTACCCTATTCATGGGCCAGCCTTGACTTTGGCGGAGAGGTATCCTTTACCAACAATAATAACGACTATATTTTTTACGACAACACGACAGGGCAGCCGGTGGTGGACAACAACCAAACCAATACCTTCCGCTATCGGGAGAACATCCAGGCAGCCTATCTGTCAGCCAGCAAGAAGCTCTCTAAGGTATTGAGCGCACAGGCCGGGTTGCGGTTGGAAAACACGGAGACCCAGGGCTATTCCCAAACGTTGAATCAGACAAACAACCATAACTACCTCAAGCTATTTCCCACCTGCTACCTGACCTACCAATTGGGCGGTGACAAGTCTATTGCATTGAGTTACAGCCGCAGAATTAACCGTCCTGCCTATAATGATTTGAATCCTTACAAATCGTATTTGAATTCTTATGATTACAACGAAGGAAATCCTTTCCTGCTTCCTTCCTTTTCCAATAATGTAGATTTTTCAATCACGACAGATCATTTCGTGCATGATTTTTGGTACAGCAGTTTTACAGGGGATATCTACACATTTCCTTTTATTGATCCCACCACCCAGGTGATACGTTACTATCCGGAGAATTGCATTGATTACTACAGCACAGGTATTTCCGAATCCTTCACATTTAATAAATTATGGTGGTGGAACTCGTACAACAATGCCGTCTGTTATTATATCCGGAAGAGAGCGACGATACCCGAGGCTATGCCATTACTCCACAAGGTAAGCGGGAACTTCACTACCAATAACGATTTCATGCTCAATAAAAAAAGAACCCTGATGTTCAATCTCGGTTTCTATTATGAGTTCCCTTATTTAGCGGCTTACAACAACGTGGATGCCACCTGGTATGCCTATGCAGGGATTAAGATGCTGTTGTTAAAGGAAAAATTAATCTTATCGTTAACAGCAAACGATCTGTTCAGGACAGACCATGCAAAATCTACTGTTCTCTCAAATAATATTAGATATACATTTGATAATTATGGTGATACGCAGTATTTACGTCTGGCGGTAAGCTATAGATTCGGGAATAAGCTTGTCCGGGTAGAAAAGCGCAATGTAAGCAATGAAGATGAACGGGAAAGAGTGAAATAA
- a CDS encoding DUF6734 family protein, producing the protein MKVIQSFWGGQHKSIQNSYGWLDYKFHWLGWMLSCHQLVKYYNDVELYTDEFGYDILICKLHLPYTKVHVILDELNNLPNDLWAMAKIKTYSMQKEPFLHVDGDVFIFEPFPEEFINSPLIAQNREFTTTYYRVMWDKIYPNLEYLPEQMESFHQGRNNLAYNMGIVGGNDVSFFKRYSRLSSDFVYQNSQIWDKINLFNFNVFFEQVLFCECADSEEKTIDVLINGDIGDNEYTGFGDFDAVPDNRRYLHLIGVFKRDAWTCYKMLQYCWYHHPEWIKTLFDLTIPDWSQKFDFRFTKDENDELIEWYAKHLEEEEITATRLLARDLFTYEQIRKIDSYEQEGLDYKITLLPEIMIREKQNGGHNVSTKEIFEYSFSIDLDQMSEVILYELSTSRLKSELYAAMLSHFETAPSPEDAEKLQAVLLEHIKYYIGLKIITIYI; encoded by the coding sequence ATGAAAGTTATTCAATCATTTTGGGGAGGTCAACATAAAAGCATTCAAAACAGCTATGGTTGGTTAGACTATAAATTCCATTGGCTGGGATGGATGCTGAGTTGCCATCAATTAGTGAAATATTATAATGACGTAGAACTTTATACGGACGAGTTCGGGTATGATATTTTAATTTGCAAATTACATCTTCCATACACAAAAGTCCATGTCATACTCGATGAACTCAATAATTTACCCAACGATCTTTGGGCAATGGCTAAAATAAAAACATACTCCATGCAAAAAGAACCATTCCTGCATGTGGATGGTGATGTTTTTATCTTTGAACCTTTTCCTGAAGAATTTATTAATTCCCCACTTATTGCACAGAACAGGGAGTTTACGACAACCTATTACCGGGTCATGTGGGATAAAATATATCCGAATCTGGAATATTTACCCGAACAAATGGAAAGCTTTCATCAGGGACGTAATAATTTAGCTTATAACATGGGCATTGTTGGTGGAAATGATGTCAGTTTCTTTAAACGTTACAGCCGGCTCTCGTCTGATTTTGTTTATCAAAATAGTCAGATCTGGGATAAAATCAATTTATTCAACTTTAATGTATTTTTTGAGCAGGTTCTATTTTGTGAGTGTGCTGATTCCGAGGAAAAAACGATTGATGTATTGATCAACGGGGATATTGGAGACAATGAGTATACAGGTTTTGGCGATTTTGACGCTGTACCCGATAACAGGAGATACCTGCATTTAATAGGCGTATTCAAAAGAGATGCTTGGACATGTTATAAGATGTTGCAGTATTGCTGGTATCATCATCCGGAATGGATTAAAACTCTTTTTGATCTTACCATCCCTGATTGGAGTCAAAAGTTTGATTTTCGATTTACAAAAGATGAGAATGATGAGTTGATCGAATGGTATGCAAAACATTTGGAAGAAGAGGAAATAACTGCCACCCGGTTATTAGCACGGGATCTTTTTACTTATGAACAAATCAGGAAAATCGACAGCTATGAACAGGAAGGGCTTGACTATAAAATTACCTTGTTGCCAGAAATAATGATCAGGGAAAAACAAAACGGAGGTCATAATGTAAGCACCAAAGAAATATTTGAGTATAGTTTTTCTATTGATCTGGATCAAATGAGCGAAGTGATATTATATGAATTGAGCACCTCCAGGCTAAAGTCAGAATTATATGCCGCCATGCTTAGCCATTTTGAAACAGCTCCTTCTCCTGAAGATGCAGAAAAGCTACAAGCGGTACTGCTTGAGCATATTAAATATTACATTGGCCTTAAGATTATTACAATTTATATTTGA
- a CDS encoding DUF3244 domain-containing protein, whose translation MKTYKSFLFPILIIVLLMIYPESSRGDDPTNPNPPIKTQSTQIYTPCLVSQDGSVITVEFTANCGYVTISLVDSFNNIVYETSMIGSVDSSMAINTAGWTSGTYILVVTNDSGAIFTINVDIP comes from the coding sequence GTGAAAACCTACAAATCTTTTTTATTTCCAATATTGATTATTGTCTTGTTGATGATTTATCCCGAATCATCTCGAGGGGATGATCCTACAAATCCTAATCCTCCAATTAAAACACAATCAACTCAAATTTACACTCCCTGTCTTGTTTCTCAAGATGGTTCTGTTATTACTGTTGAGTTTACTGCTAACTGTGGGTATGTGACTATTTCTCTAGTAGATAGCTTCAATAATATTGTTTACGAAACCAGTATGATTGGTTCTGTAGATTCATCGATGGCGATAAATACTGCCGGATGGACGAGCGGGACTTATATATTGGTAGTGACAAACGATAGTGGTGCCATATTTACCATAAATGTGGATATTCCGTAA
- a CDS encoding AidA/PixA family protein, producing the protein MPTINILIAVDAAALARQVSDGSVKCGSMRWPTSLNSYRRTDVYLVMLSPYGPIDNKKQLSDLLINPQQDYTIRWSITSFANNFNHSLFFYKVRSSWSEYDSTQVDNYLPAPGDGISTGTVTRYANQVVTVRSAITWRCSLCFQVIDNATGESIGFFKWNPF; encoded by the coding sequence ATGCCAACTATCAATATTTTAATTGCAGTCGATGCGGCAGCTTTAGCCCGGCAAGTCAGTGATGGTTCTGTGAAATGCGGCTCGATGCGTTGGCCTACCTCGTTAAATTCGTATCGCCGGACCGATGTTTATCTTGTTATGCTTTCTCCATACGGTCCGATTGACAACAAGAAACAATTGTCGGATTTGCTGATTAATCCGCAGCAGGATTACACCATTCGGTGGTCGATTACCTCGTTTGCCAACAATTTCAATCACTCACTGTTTTTCTACAAGGTGCGGAGCAGCTGGTCCGAGTACGATTCCACACAAGTGGACAATTATTTGCCTGCGCCGGGAGATGGCATCTCAACCGGAACGGTCACCCGATACGCGAATCAGGTGGTCACTGTCCGCTCTGCCATTACATGGCGTTGCTCCCTGTGCTTCCAAGTGATTGATAATGCCACCGGGGAAAGCATCGGCTTTTTTAAATGGAATCCATTTTGA
- a CDS encoding AidA/PixA family protein: MATINVLIAVDAAKLAQQVADGSLKPGTKDNPTNLGSYDQSDVYIAMITQSGNVDNTSQGKSELEIKCNGGDTIQWAITSFTNNFDHSVFLYNGRFNPADAMNMMSYNSSQTKNYLPAPGTGGSIGNITKYINQVVTAQANVARVEVRIQYFLSFQLYDNAKGSIIGYFAWDPFINVH; the protein is encoded by the coding sequence ATGGCAACTATTAATGTTTTAATCGCAGTGGATGCTGCAAAATTAGCCCAACAAGTAGCAGATGGTTCCCTCAAACCAGGGACAAAGGATAATCCTACCAACCTGGGGTCTTATGACCAATCCGATGTTTATATTGCAATGATTACGCAAAGCGGAAATGTGGACAATACTTCACAGGGTAAGTCGGAACTGGAAATCAAATGTAACGGAGGGGATACTATCCAATGGGCCATCACCTCATTTACCAATAACTTCGATCACTCCGTATTCCTTTATAACGGGCGATTCAATCCTGCCGATGCGATGAATATGATGAGCTATAACTCTTCACAGACTAAAAACTACCTCCCTGCACCGGGTACCGGCGGCTCCATCGGGAATATCACAAAATATATCAACCAGGTTGTCACTGCCCAGGCAAACGTGGCAAGGGTTGAAGTCAGGATACAATATTTTCTGTCATTCCAGTTGTATGATAATGCTAAAGGGTCGATTATCGGCTACTTTGCCTGGGATCCATTCATTAACGTTCATTGA
- a CDS encoding LuxR C-terminal-related transcriptional regulator encodes MRRFLSFLLPVLLLTACGHTPPQDKVLLAKADSLMGTNPPVALMALRQIRNVRQLSSPDHAWYALLMSRALDKCNIHVQSDSLIRIATHYYGEDNPVCAGYAWFYMARVDEHRGNAEGRATSLLKAQQYALQSRDYALRGLIYGDKAREFQEQWQLDSSLFYFHQAYYSFKQGISRRNEVVNLLSIGYTHYLKREFDSALVYYQYAGKQAVFLQDTLVRSSINRETGLTFFYKKNYSQALHYFRLASEVSDAFDYSKWFDIAMTYLQINEPDSARFYLLKCKDPHEMAPDYYRLWEILYEKKGNLPLALHYANKVSIAKDSLNRLALKESFAGLEKKYNYQRMVAENSKLAAANQQKMNLLLMVLVALLFILSFFLLFYLNRKKKELAQQQVIINHQKERTQLMEKQQHLQNVLQHKIDTFRQNVLAGLQLPEQQTEDACVPGLNQPQLEEVLSNIEACYNDIGVKLQTRFPILTQHEIHILMLIQVHFTSSQIAGVLGTSENAINVTRSTIRKKLNLSNKINLVTFLSHVCTDQGEEKV; translated from the coding sequence ATGCGCCGTTTCCTTTCCTTTCTTTTGCCTGTTCTATTGCTTACAGCCTGTGGACACACTCCACCACAGGACAAAGTCTTGCTTGCCAAAGCCGACAGCCTGATGGGAACAAATCCTCCAGTCGCTCTGATGGCATTACGGCAAATCAGAAATGTACGGCAGCTCTCCTCTCCCGATCATGCATGGTATGCCCTGTTGATGAGCCGGGCGCTTGATAAATGCAATATCCATGTGCAATCCGACTCACTTATCCGCATCGCCACACATTATTACGGCGAGGATAACCCCGTTTGTGCGGGATATGCCTGGTTCTACATGGCCCGCGTGGATGAACACCGGGGCAACGCTGAAGGGCGCGCCACCTCCCTGCTGAAAGCCCAACAGTATGCCCTGCAGAGTCGGGACTATGCACTCCGCGGATTGATTTACGGGGACAAAGCACGGGAGTTTCAGGAACAATGGCAACTGGATAGTTCATTATTTTATTTTCATCAGGCTTATTATTCATTTAAACAGGGCATAAGTCGACGTAATGAAGTGGTGAACTTATTAAGCATAGGATATACGCATTACTTAAAAAGGGAATTCGACAGCGCTCTGGTGTATTACCAATATGCCGGAAAGCAGGCCGTTTTTTTGCAGGATACCCTTGTCAGGTCATCCATTAACAGGGAAACAGGGCTGACATTTTTTTATAAAAAGAATTATTCCCAAGCGCTACACTATTTCAGGTTGGCTTCCGAAGTGTCCGATGCTTTTGATTATAGTAAATGGTTTGATATCGCTATGACTTACCTTCAAATCAATGAACCGGACTCTGCACGGTTCTACCTGCTCAAGTGCAAAGATCCTCATGAAATGGCTCCCGACTATTACCGACTATGGGAAATCTTGTATGAAAAGAAGGGAAATCTCCCGCTAGCGCTTCACTATGCCAATAAAGTCTCCATCGCTAAAGATTCGCTAAATCGGCTGGCCCTGAAAGAAAGTTTTGCCGGGTTGGAAAAGAAGTACAACTACCAGCGGATGGTGGCGGAAAACAGTAAACTGGCGGCTGCCAACCAACAAAAGATGAACCTGCTGCTTATGGTGCTTGTGGCGTTGCTTTTCATCCTCTCTTTCTTCCTGCTGTTTTACCTGAACCGGAAGAAAAAAGAGCTGGCACAACAACAGGTCATCATCAATCATCAAAAAGAACGGACACAATTGATGGAAAAACAGCAGCACCTGCAAAATGTGTTACAGCATAAAATCGATACGTTCAGGCAAAATGTATTGGCCGGTCTTCAGCTTCCGGAACAACAGACAGAAGATGCTTGTGTACCCGGATTGAATCAACCTCAATTAGAAGAGGTGTTAAGCAATATTGAAGCCTGTTACAACGATATTGGCGTAAAGCTTCAAACCCGTTTCCCGATACTAACCCAGCATGAAATTCACATTCTTATGCTTATTCAGGTACATTTTACCTCGTCCCAAATTGCCGGTGTACTGGGCACTTCAGAAAATGCTATTAACGTCACCCGTTCCACGATCCGCAAGAAGCTGAATCTAAGCAATAAAATCAATTTGGTTACCTTTCTTTCCCATGTTTGTACAGATCAGGGAGAAGAAAAGGTCTGA
- a CDS encoding tetratricopeptide repeat protein produces MKTWILVSVIAFIALPRLAKSQSIDEVKSYIAASNYQAALSVLDACGKQPISRSSEYFFLRGITQLNLYRPMDAVASLKKSVAMDSLRVDALAKIAECYRMTGDETKASQFYLKAIAKDSGNIALHMEAANYFLTTNNIPLAKMLYEKMYQADSTNILINRSLAICYDDLEIIPKAIWFYHKTISANPGDVVSTNALCNILIKQKKYDEALAVTRQYRKNDSTNQRINSTNAYIYYLQNKDSVAVSHFAKCYASEDSSLFVLKYYGISCFKNKMYDKAVQLLEKAYHQDTSDDMIANYLGVSCYLSFYKAQGIYYLQKAIDLATPDSVYLSSLYFNLGKAFDAYDKSNCTDAYKAYKQAYQFNPQDGNTLLMLAIRADNCMNDKQEALRYYKIIVNMWDNKHTTNKEAENSVIAGIINSIRERIQELEKFTHTKQ; encoded by the coding sequence ATGAAAACATGGATACTTGTTTCTGTCATTGCCTTTATCGCTTTACCCCGTTTAGCAAAATCGCAATCCATAGATGAAGTAAAATCATATATTGCTGCATCAAATTATCAGGCTGCACTCAGCGTACTTGATGCTTGTGGGAAACAGCCCATCTCCCGATCTTCTGAATATTTCTTCCTGAGAGGCATCACGCAATTAAATCTTTACAGGCCGATGGATGCGGTTGCATCCCTAAAGAAATCAGTTGCTATGGATAGCCTGAGAGTAGATGCCCTGGCTAAAATAGCGGAGTGTTACCGTATGACAGGTGATGAAACAAAAGCTTCTCAGTTCTATCTAAAGGCAATAGCAAAAGATTCAGGCAACATTGCCCTGCATATGGAAGCCGCAAACTATTTTTTGACAACAAACAATATCCCTCTTGCCAAAATGCTTTATGAAAAAATGTATCAGGCAGATTCAACAAACATACTTATCAATCGCTCTCTGGCAATATGTTATGATGACTTGGAAATCATTCCCAAAGCAATTTGGTTTTATCACAAAACAATCAGCGCCAATCCCGGCGATGTGGTGTCCACCAATGCTCTATGCAATATCCTGATAAAGCAAAAGAAATATGATGAGGCATTGGCCGTAACCCGTCAGTACAGAAAAAACGATTCTACTAATCAAAGGATAAACAGCACGAATGCCTACATTTACTATTTGCAAAATAAGGATTCAGTTGCTGTCAGTCATTTCGCAAAGTGCTATGCATCGGAAGACAGCTCGCTGTTTGTACTAAAATATTATGGCATCAGTTGCTTCAAAAATAAAATGTACGACAAAGCAGTACAGCTTCTTGAAAAGGCATACCACCAAGACACCTCCGATGACATGATTGCCAATTATCTGGGAGTATCGTGTTACTTATCGTTTTACAAAGCACAAGGAATCTATTATCTGCAAAAAGCAATTGATCTTGCAACACCCGACTCGGTTTATCTCTCATCGCTCTACTTTAATCTGGGCAAAGCATTCGACGCATATGACAAAAGCAATTGTACGGATGCCTACAAAGCCTATAAACAAGCATATCAATTCAACCCTCAGGATGGAAATACATTGCTTATGCTGGCTATCCGGGCAGATAATTGCATGAATGACAAACAGGAAGCGCTTCGTTATTACAAAATAATAGTAAACATGTGGGATAATAAACACACAACGAATAAAGAGGCAGAAAACAGTGTCATAGCCGGCATTATTAACTCCATCAGGGAGAGGATACAGGAACTGGAAAAGTTTACTCACACAAAACAATAA
- a CDS encoding BlaI/MecI/CopY family transcriptional regulator, whose amino-acid sequence MQQLTKAEEQIMQQLWEMGEGIVADIRDRFPDPKPARNTVSTIIRILEQKEFVSHKAYGKTFVYFPLVSKTEYSKKQITNILHNYFNNSFAGLTSFFAKENNLSVQEIDEIMKTVKDEINNTET is encoded by the coding sequence ATGCAACAACTTACCAAAGCAGAAGAACAGATTATGCAACAATTGTGGGAAATGGGCGAAGGCATCGTAGCCGACATCCGGGATAGATTTCCCGATCCGAAACCAGCCAGGAATACGGTGTCAACCATCATCCGCATTCTGGAACAGAAAGAGTTTGTCAGTCACAAAGCCTATGGCAAAACCTTCGTCTATTTTCCGCTTGTAAGTAAAACGGAATATTCCAAGAAACAGATTACGAATATCCTGCATAACTATTTCAACAACTCTTTCGCAGGACTGACCTCGTTCTTTGCAAAAGAGAACAATCTTTCCGTACAGGAAATAGATGAAATTATGAAGACAGTTAAAGATGAAATCAACAATACTGAAACATAA
- a CDS encoding M56 family metallopeptidase, with protein MEIYFDYLLKSSLWIMIFYLVHHFFLQKESFHGFNRAFLLAGIVASIVMPFVTVHYTALNGNRPLIQTGGVYATIIGQQADPVSWKAIALISIVILYITASAVLIIRVMLHLVKIVREILKNKRLPSAQKIIYTDLKNAPFSFGQYIFMPKDIESELEQKLIIRHESAHIRQLHYLDLWLSRVMCIIQFYNPFMWLYAKAIQVNCEFIADRKAIEGTEYKQEYIHILLKHSIGEAMYSVALHFSYPLTLKRITTMKQKKSKRLSIAKSLMVVPMAGLILVSYAQPRQTDEAKQNAGNTLTQVTVVGYGADEASAKKAKQQETTYKPVKYKNVYRVVEVLPKFGDGGTSLAEYLASHIKYPVEAQKQGAEGRVICQFVVDKEGNISEVHVIRGVTKALDEEAIRVVKAMPRWTPGYQGGKPVNVLYTLPITFKLH; from the coding sequence ATGGAAATTTATTTTGATTACCTCCTAAAATCTTCGCTGTGGATCATGATATTTTATCTTGTCCACCATTTCTTTTTGCAAAAAGAGTCATTCCACGGATTTAACCGCGCATTCCTGCTCGCGGGAATTGTTGCTTCGATAGTTATGCCGTTTGTAACGGTGCATTACACAGCACTTAATGGAAACAGACCTCTTATCCAGACAGGAGGCGTTTATGCCACCATTATCGGACAACAGGCAGACCCCGTTTCATGGAAAGCGATAGCTCTCATCTCCATTGTTATTCTTTACATCACGGCTAGCGCAGTGCTAATAATCCGCGTTATGCTGCATCTGGTCAAAATCGTCCGGGAGATTCTGAAAAACAAACGACTGCCATCTGCGCAAAAAATTATTTACACCGATCTGAAAAACGCTCCCTTCTCTTTCGGACAGTACATCTTTATGCCAAAAGATATCGAATCGGAACTTGAACAAAAGCTTATCATCAGACATGAGTCTGCACATATCCGGCAACTGCATTATCTCGATCTATGGCTATCACGTGTGATGTGTATCATTCAGTTTTACAATCCATTTATGTGGCTTTACGCCAAAGCTATACAGGTGAATTGCGAATTTATTGCTGACCGGAAAGCCATTGAAGGAACCGAATACAAACAGGAATATATTCATATCCTACTAAAACACAGCATAGGAGAAGCGATGTATTCCGTTGCATTACATTTCTCATATCCATTAACATTAAAACGCATTACGACTATGAAACAGAAAAAATCAAAAAGACTCTCCATAGCGAAGAGCCTTATGGTGGTGCCAATGGCAGGATTAATCCTCGTTAGCTACGCACAACCCCGTCAAACAGACGAAGCAAAGCAAAATGCAGGTAATACCTTAACCCAGGTCACTGTAGTGGGCTATGGCGCTGATGAAGCTTCAGCGAAAAAAGCAAAACAACAGGAGACCACCTATAAACCGGTGAAATACAAGAATGTTTATAGAGTTGTTGAAGTATTGCCAAAATTCGGGGATGGAGGAACTTCATTAGCGGAATATCTTGCCTCACATATCAAATATCCGGTAGAAGCACAAAAACAAGGCGCTGAGGGACGGGTAATCTGTCAGTTTGTTGTTGACAAAGAAGGAAATATAAGCGAAGTCCATGTCATTCGTGGAGTTACCAAAGCGCTTGACGAAGAAGCGATCAGGGTCGTTAAAGCCATGCCGCGATGGACTCCGGGGTATCAGGGGGGCAAACCGGTCAATGTGCTCTATACCCTGCCTATCACTTTTAAACTACACTAA
- a CDS encoding DUF1003 domain-containing protein — MATFISDLSKKEFPVSERIAGTTLRPSILDLIRKDHPDFTRDQSLSTTELNHYREKHILHSLGKDKSKLNELEKKVVSSLTKRKTLTDQLQESEAAESPTFGQRIADKVASFGGSWTFILSFLGFLLIWIAINAFWLSNKGFDPYPFILLNLILSCIAAIQAPVIMMSQNRQEAKDRDRAQKDYMINLKSELEIQVLHEKIEHILEAQQQAFINMQQEHTEMMNAFLKQQNTEKTE, encoded by the coding sequence ATGGCAACATTTATCAGCGACCTGTCAAAAAAAGAGTTTCCCGTTTCGGAACGCATAGCAGGGACTACCTTGCGCCCATCCATTCTCGATTTGATCCGGAAAGATCATCCTGACTTTACCCGGGATCAATCCCTTTCCACTACGGAGCTTAACCACTACCGCGAAAAACATATACTCCACTCACTGGGTAAAGACAAAAGCAAACTCAATGAACTGGAGAAAAAAGTGGTTTCTTCCCTGACAAAACGGAAAACCCTGACGGATCAACTGCAGGAAAGTGAGGCGGCAGAGTCTCCTACCTTCGGGCAACGCATTGCTGATAAGGTGGCAAGTTTCGGAGGTAGCTGGACATTCATCCTTTCCTTTTTAGGATTCTTGCTGATCTGGATCGCCATTAATGCTTTCTGGCTAAGCAACAAGGGATTTGACCCCTACCCTTTCATACTGCTGAATCTGATCCTTTCATGCATTGCTGCCATACAGGCACCTGTAATCATGATGAGCCAGAACCGGCAGGAAGCTAAAGACCGGGACCGGGCACAAAAGGATTATATGATCAACCTGAAGTCGGAACTGGAGATTCAGGTTTTGCATGAAAAGATAGAACATATACTCGAAGCCCAACAACAGGCATTTATAAACATGCAACAAGAGCATACGGAAATGATGAATGCTTTTTTAAAACAACAAAATACGGAGAAAACAGAATAG